One window of Brachybacterium ginsengisoli genomic DNA carries:
- a CDS encoding dynamin family protein, which produces MTNRTTQVLDAFAEHLRALELPLPVEGAEQARAESAAALSQLSDHVVPRLDSLDAPLLVVIGGSTGAGKSTLVNALVGRPVSRSGAIRPTTRRPVLLHHPLDEPWFTGSRILPGLARVRAGQRRDPEAPGSRDTTGDVDPATSLELHAEDRIPQGLALLDAPDIDSVAIGNRELARQLLRAADLWLFVTTANRYADAVPWEVLRTAAERDVTVDVVMNRIPDREGVSEELAEDLRGMLERQGVEVNRLFLVPETDIDEEGMLPPAAIAELQEHFTRLAADGDGRGKIARRTLAGAVDGLSGSAARIAEHATVQDAERERLREQAVSSFSGARERIDDALGDGSLLRGEVLARWQDVVGTGEFFRGLESFVTRARDRIGQAVSGRPAPAVAAEQALGTGLVHVVIDETARGAERADAAWRSTPAGRHLAEGQDLSRLPDGYSEEVSAAIRAWQGDVLELVRAEGADRRTKARLLSLGVNAVGVALMVVVFASTAFVPTGLEVGAGAATAVVGQKLLETIFGDEAVRRMAAVARERLTARLDALVADRSHLFLDRLDALGEEGSAAQLDEDAQALAQLAHDIREDA; this is translated from the coding sequence ATGACGAACCGGACCACGCAGGTCCTCGACGCCTTCGCCGAGCATCTGCGCGCCCTCGAGCTGCCCCTGCCCGTGGAGGGCGCGGAGCAGGCGCGCGCGGAGTCCGCCGCAGCGCTGTCGCAGCTCAGCGACCATGTGGTGCCGCGGCTCGACTCGCTGGACGCCCCGCTGCTGGTGGTGATCGGCGGCTCCACCGGCGCCGGCAAGTCCACCCTGGTCAACGCCCTGGTGGGCCGCCCCGTGAGCCGCTCCGGCGCTATCCGCCCCACCACACGGCGTCCCGTGCTGCTGCACCATCCCCTCGACGAGCCCTGGTTCACGGGGAGCCGCATCCTGCCGGGCCTGGCCCGGGTCCGTGCGGGGCAGCGGCGCGATCCCGAGGCACCCGGCAGCCGGGACACGACCGGGGACGTGGATCCCGCGACCTCCCTCGAGCTGCACGCCGAGGACCGCATCCCGCAGGGCCTCGCCCTGCTGGACGCCCCGGACATCGACTCGGTCGCGATCGGGAACCGGGAGCTGGCCCGTCAGCTGCTGCGCGCGGCGGACCTGTGGCTGTTCGTCACCACCGCCAACCGCTATGCGGACGCAGTGCCGTGGGAGGTGCTGCGCACGGCCGCCGAGCGGGACGTGACCGTGGACGTGGTGATGAACCGGATCCCCGATCGCGAGGGCGTCTCCGAGGAGCTCGCCGAGGACCTCCGCGGCATGCTCGAGCGCCAGGGCGTCGAGGTGAACCGCCTGTTCCTGGTCCCCGAGACGGACATCGACGAGGAGGGGATGCTCCCGCCCGCCGCCATCGCCGAGCTGCAGGAGCACTTCACCCGCCTCGCGGCCGACGGGGACGGGCGCGGCAAGATCGCGCGGCGCACCCTCGCCGGGGCGGTCGACGGGCTCTCCGGCTCCGCCGCGCGGATCGCCGAGCACGCCACCGTGCAGGACGCCGAGCGCGAGCGGCTGCGCGAGCAGGCGGTCTCCTCCTTCTCCGGGGCCCGTGAACGGATCGACGACGCGCTCGGCGACGGATCGCTGCTGCGCGGCGAGGTGCTCGCCCGCTGGCAGGACGTGGTGGGGACCGGAGAGTTCTTCCGCGGTCTGGAGAGCTTCGTGACCCGGGCCCGCGACCGCATCGGCCAGGCGGTCAGCGGCAGGCCCGCCCCGGCGGTCGCCGCCGAGCAGGCGCTGGGCACCGGCCTGGTGCACGTGGTCATCGACGAGACCGCCCGCGGTGCGGAGCGGGCGGACGCCGCCTGGCGCTCCACCCCCGCCGGGCGTCACCTCGCCGAGGGCCAGGACCTCTCCCGCCTCCCCGACGGCTACTCGGAGGAGGTCTCCGCCGCGATCCGCGCCTGGCAGGGCGACGTCCTCGAGCTGGTCCGCGCGGAGGGCGCCGACCGTCGCACGAAGGCGCGGCTGCTCTCGCTGGGCGTCAACGCCGTCGGCGTCGCCCTGATGGTGGTGGTGTTCGCCTCCACCGCCTTCGTCCCCACCGGCCTCGAGGTCGGAGCCGGCGCCGCGACCGCGGTGGTCGGTCAGAAGCTGCTGGAGACGATCTTCGGCGACGAGGCGGTGCGCCGCATGGCCGCCGTCGCCCGCGAGCGCCTCACCGCCCGGCTCGACGCCCTGGTCGCCGATCGCTCGCACCTCTTCCTCGATCGTCTCGACGCCCTCGGCGAGGAGGGCTCCGCCGCCCAGCTGGACGAGGACGCCCAGGCGCTCGCCCAGCTCGCCCACGACATCCGGGAGGACGCATGA
- a CDS encoding dynamin family protein, translated as MTPLLSRAPKGPAPLAERIDALEHATSLLEGVVPERVLEESQGVLERIDSRRALSAEHTVIGLFGATGSGKSTLINALVGTEISRAAVRRPTTSAPVAAVVGDRGSDALLDWLEVEERHQLDGTDTALVEAARTPPSGRRARREAERTGTGVPGMVLLDLPDLDSVERANRDIAERMTGLVDVIVWVTDPQKYADAVIHQEFVRPFAGHDAVTVLVLNQIDRVRPAEREPVLASLRSLALADGLESAPVLATSASTGDGVGELRQHLVTIARGREAIASRHRADVRGAAESLQEAADPTGMAEAPAPHDVDVLVEDLSTAARVEPVSRAVGASYRFRAAGKVGWPPLRWARRLRPDPLSRLGIGRGSDGEGLERTSLPEADPAARARASGGVRRFADAASAGGSDPWRAAVRDAARSEEDSLPDALDQAVAGADLHARSTSWWWPVLDVLQWLAVLTWVVGLGWLGLNALLAFLGVPPPPMPMVEDLWIPIPLPTVMMVVGIAAGILIGVAGGAIAALVGLWHRRRARRVLTARVRAVADERVVAAVAAELSLARDAARDLALARG; from the coding sequence ATGACGCCCCTGCTGAGCCGCGCCCCGAAGGGCCCGGCCCCGCTGGCCGAGCGGATCGACGCGCTCGAGCACGCGACCTCGCTGCTCGAGGGCGTCGTCCCCGAGCGGGTCCTCGAGGAGTCCCAGGGGGTCCTCGAACGCATCGACAGCCGCCGCGCGCTCTCGGCCGAGCACACCGTGATCGGTCTCTTCGGAGCCACCGGATCGGGCAAGTCCACCCTGATCAACGCCCTGGTCGGCACAGAGATCAGCCGAGCGGCGGTGCGTCGCCCCACCACCTCCGCACCGGTCGCGGCAGTGGTGGGCGATCGCGGCAGCGACGCCCTGCTGGACTGGCTCGAGGTCGAGGAGCGCCATCAGCTCGACGGCACGGACACCGCGCTCGTCGAGGCAGCCCGCACACCGCCGTCCGGTCGCCGGGCACGGCGGGAGGCGGAGCGCACCGGCACGGGCGTCCCCGGCATGGTGCTGCTGGACCTGCCCGATCTCGACTCGGTCGAGCGCGCCAACCGCGACATCGCCGAGCGGATGACGGGCCTGGTCGACGTCATCGTGTGGGTGACGGATCCGCAGAAGTACGCCGACGCCGTCATCCACCAGGAGTTCGTGCGTCCCTTCGCCGGGCACGACGCGGTCACCGTGCTCGTGCTCAACCAGATCGACCGGGTGCGGCCGGCGGAGCGCGAGCCCGTGCTCGCCTCCCTGCGCTCCCTCGCCCTCGCCGACGGGCTCGAGAGCGCGCCCGTGCTCGCGACCTCCGCGAGCACCGGCGACGGGGTCGGGGAGCTGCGCCAGCACCTCGTCACGATCGCCCGCGGCCGCGAGGCCATCGCCTCCCGCCATCGCGCCGACGTGCGCGGGGCCGCCGAGTCCCTGCAGGAGGCGGCGGACCCGACGGGCATGGCCGAGGCTCCCGCCCCGCATGACGTCGACGTCCTGGTCGAGGATCTCTCCACGGCCGCCCGGGTCGAGCCGGTCTCCCGCGCCGTCGGCGCCTCGTATCGCTTCCGGGCCGCCGGGAAGGTGGGCTGGCCGCCGCTGCGCTGGGCCCGCCGCCTGCGCCCTGATCCGCTCAGCAGGCTCGGCATCGGTCGGGGGAGCGACGGCGAGGGGCTCGAGCGCACCTCGCTGCCGGAGGCCGATCCCGCCGCCCGTGCACGCGCCTCCGGCGGGGTGCGCCGATTCGCCGATGCCGCCTCCGCCGGCGGCAGCGATCCCTGGCGCGCGGCGGTGCGCGATGCCGCCCGCTCCGAGGAGGACTCGCTGCCCGATGCGCTGGACCAGGCGGTCGCCGGGGCCGATCTGCACGCCAGGAGCACCTCGTGGTGGTGGCCGGTGCTCGATGTCCTGCAGTGGCTCGCCGTGCTCACCTGGGTGGTGGGCCTCGGCTGGCTCGGGCTGAACGCGCTGCTCGCCTTCCTGGGCGTGCCTCCGCCGCCGATGCCGATGGTCGAGGACCTGTGGATCCCGATCCCGCTGCCCACGGTGATGATGGTGGTGGGGATCGCCGCCGGGATCCTGATCGGTGTGGCCGGCGGGGCGATCGCCGCCCTCGTGGGCCTCTGGCATCGGCGCCGGGCCCGTCGGGTGCTGACCGCCCGTGTGCGGGCCGTGGCGGACGAGCGCGTCGTCGCCGCCGTCGCCGCCGAGCTGTCCCTCGCGCGCGATGCTGCGAGAGATCTCGCACTCGCTCGTGGGTGA
- a CDS encoding 30S ribosomal protein bS22 — MGSVVKKRRKRMSKKKHRKQLRKTRHQRRNKK, encoded by the coding sequence ATGGGTTCTGTCGTCAAGAAGCGACGCAAGCGCATGTCCAAGAAGAAGCACCGCAAGCAGCTTCGCAAGACGCGTCACCAGCGTCGCAACAAGAAGTGA
- a CDS encoding glutaredoxin family protein, with protein MTAPRIPSPRDPDARVLYLTREGCHLCDEALPLVRAEADRVGSTVEVRDIDEDPALQADWDYDVPVIIVDGAVHAKYRVDGPQLRAALSRRPWWRRLTGRA; from the coding sequence ATGACCGCACCGCGCATCCCCTCCCCCCGTGACCCGGACGCCCGCGTCCTCTACCTCACGCGCGAGGGCTGCCATCTGTGCGACGAGGCCCTGCCCCTGGTGCGGGCCGAGGCCGATCGCGTCGGCTCCACCGTGGAGGTGCGGGACATCGACGAGGACCCGGCCCTGCAGGCCGACTGGGACTACGACGTGCCCGTGATCATCGTGGACGGCGCGGTGCACGCGAAGTACCGCGTGGACGGGCCGCAGCTGCGTGCCGCGCTCTCGCGCCGGCCCTGGTGGCGCCGCCTGACCGGCCGCGCCTGA
- a CDS encoding YceI family protein, producing MNDLTPGTWTLDASHTSASFTVRHAGISKARGQFTDVEGALEVGEGGENLSFAATLKTESISTSNSDRDNHLRSGDFFDAETFPEIRFVSTKVEGDTLTGDLTIRDITKPVTLDFTYEGAATDPFGIYRAGFTGETKISRKEFGLTWNAALEAGGVLVADEVKISIEAEFTAPTAA from the coding sequence ATGAACGACCTCACCCCCGGCACCTGGACCCTCGACGCCTCGCACACCTCCGCGAGCTTCACCGTGCGTCACGCCGGCATCTCCAAGGCCCGCGGCCAGTTCACCGACGTCGAGGGCGCCCTCGAGGTCGGCGAGGGCGGCGAGAACCTCTCCTTCGCCGCCACTCTGAAGACCGAGTCGATCAGCACCTCGAACTCCGATCGCGACAACCACCTGCGCAGCGGCGACTTCTTCGACGCGGAGACCTTCCCGGAGATCCGCTTCGTCTCCACCAAGGTCGAGGGCGACACCCTCACCGGCGACCTCACCATCCGCGACATCACCAAGCCCGTCACCCTGGACTTCACCTACGAGGGCGCGGCCACCGATCCCTTCGGCATCTACCGTGCGGGCTTCACCGGCGAGACCAAGATCTCCCGCAAGGAGTTCGGCCTGACCTGGAACGCCGCCCTCGAGGCCGGCGGCGTGCTGGTCGCCGACGAGGTCAAGATCTCGATCGAGGCCGAGTTCACGGCGCCGACCGCCGCCTGA
- a CDS encoding MarR family winged helix-turn-helix transcriptional regulator — translation MDATTSSEPADGGEVSTPEDLWLTSREQEAWRTYLYATTLLTDRFGEALQSDPEIDLTLGEYEILVRLSEAEDKFLRMSELADKVVHSRSRLTHTVSRMEKRGLVERVRCSEDGRGRQAQLTEAGEEMLVRAAPVHVRSVRTLLLDVIGHDDLLELGRILGKTVDADAPIAIGCPAPHPGASAPR, via the coding sequence ATGGACGCCACAACGTCAAGTGAGCCCGCCGACGGAGGCGAGGTGTCGACCCCCGAGGATCTCTGGCTGACCAGCAGGGAGCAGGAGGCCTGGCGCACCTACCTGTATGCCACCACCCTGCTCACGGACCGCTTCGGGGAGGCTCTGCAGTCCGATCCCGAGATCGATCTGACCCTCGGCGAGTACGAGATCCTGGTGCGCCTGTCCGAGGCGGAGGACAAGTTCCTGCGCATGTCGGAGCTCGCGGACAAGGTGGTCCACTCCCGCTCCCGCCTGACCCACACGGTCAGCCGCATGGAGAAGCGCGGGCTGGTGGAGCGGGTGCGCTGCAGCGAGGACGGCCGCGGCCGCCAGGCGCAGCTCACCGAGGCGGGGGAGGAGATGCTGGTGCGCGCCGCCCCCGTCCACGTGCGCTCGGTGCGCACGCTGCTGCTGGACGTCATCGGGCACGACGACCTGCTCGAGCTGGGCCGGATCCTGGGCAAGACCGTCGACGCGGATGCGCCCATCGCCATCGGGTGTCCGGCTCCTCACCCGGGCGCCTCCGCTCCCCGCTGA
- a CDS encoding histidine phosphatase family protein, whose product MTTTTVHLVRHGEVHNPERILYGRLPGYRLSDRGEQMAALVGEHLADADIALVRSSPLLRAQQTAAPIAGPHGLEITSDQRLIESGNHFEGHRMGHGEARLGDPRNWRWFANPFRPSWGEPYRDQVARVVSAVHDARAAAEGREAVLVLHQLPIWLTRRSAEGRPLFHDPRRRQCGLCSVTSLRFVGPHLAGVDYAEPAASLYAGAVDATGGKLT is encoded by the coding sequence ATGACCACCACCACGGTCCACCTCGTCCGCCACGGCGAGGTGCACAACCCCGAGCGCATCCTGTACGGACGCCTCCCGGGGTATCGGCTCAGCGATCGTGGTGAGCAGATGGCGGCGCTGGTGGGCGAGCATCTCGCCGACGCCGACATCGCCCTGGTCCGCTCCTCCCCGCTGCTGCGCGCCCAGCAGACGGCCGCTCCGATCGCCGGCCCGCACGGGCTCGAGATCACCTCCGACCAGCGGCTGATCGAATCGGGAAATCACTTCGAGGGCCACCGCATGGGGCACGGCGAGGCGCGTCTGGGCGACCCGCGCAACTGGCGCTGGTTCGCGAACCCCTTCCGCCCCTCCTGGGGTGAGCCCTACCGCGACCAGGTCGCGCGGGTGGTCTCCGCGGTCCACGACGCGCGTGCCGCGGCCGAGGGCCGTGAGGCCGTGCTCGTGCTGCACCAGCTGCCCATCTGGCTGACCAGGCGGAGCGCCGAGGGCAGGCCGCTGTTCCACGACCCCCGCCGCCGCCAGTGCGGTCTGTGCTCGGTCACCAGTCTGCGGTTCGTCGGCCCGCATCTGGCCGGTGTCGACTACGCCGAGCCGGCCGCGTCCCTCTACGCCGGGGCGGTCGATGCCACCGGAGGGAAGCTGACATGA
- a CDS encoding TlpA family protein disulfide reductase: MSAHTTRRGLLGAAGAMTGALLLAACGTDASDRYSSGDSGYVSGDGVATEIAPTDRAEPLDIQGTTFEDDEFSSADHLGEVLMLNIWYASCPPCRKEAPELQKIHEDYEELVVIGVNVRDSSGPARAFEETYGITYPSMPDLDAEIMYSLRGLVAPNAVPSTLVIDREGRVAARISGAADPSTLRSMIDAVIAE; encoded by the coding sequence ATGAGCGCCCACACCACGCGCCGCGGACTGCTGGGCGCCGCCGGCGCGATGACCGGCGCCCTGCTGCTGGCCGCCTGCGGCACCGACGCGAGCGACCGCTACAGCTCCGGCGACTCCGGCTACGTCTCGGGAGACGGCGTGGCGACCGAAATCGCCCCCACCGACCGCGCCGAGCCGCTCGACATCCAGGGCACCACCTTCGAGGACGACGAGTTCTCCTCGGCCGATCACCTCGGCGAGGTGCTCATGCTCAACATCTGGTACGCCTCCTGCCCGCCCTGCCGCAAGGAGGCGCCGGAGCTGCAGAAGATCCACGAGGACTACGAGGAGCTCGTCGTCATCGGCGTCAACGTGCGTGACTCCAGCGGTCCCGCGCGCGCCTTCGAGGAGACCTACGGGATCACCTACCCCTCGATGCCCGACCTCGACGCCGAGATCATGTACTCCCTGCGCGGTCTCGTCGCCCCCAACGCCGTGCCCTCCACGCTCGTCATCGATCGCGAGGGGCGGGTGGCCGCGAGGATCTCGGGCGCCGCCGATCCCTCGACGCTGCGCTCGATGATCGACGCGGTGATCGCCGAATGA
- a CDS encoding cytochrome c biogenesis CcdA family protein: MTPGEVGSAFQAAALSGSMLPALAVAAAAGLVAFLSPCVLPVVPGYLGYVSGLAGQGAAAGPAPARTRPATGRMLAGSALFVAGFAVVFMILGGFAGMLGYLLQEHAVWINRVAGAVVILMGLVFMGVFPRLTATRPISSKRPDAGLLGAPLMGLIFGLSWTPCIGPTYAAIIALSLDGGDGGALRGGILSLAYSLGLGIPFVLFALLFERALGLSKKLSSHRRTIGLLSGALLIAIGVLLMTGVWTAWMSGLQGLIATFEPVV; this comes from the coding sequence ATGACCCCGGGCGAGGTCGGCTCCGCGTTCCAGGCCGCGGCCCTCTCCGGCTCGATGCTCCCCGCGCTCGCCGTGGCCGCCGCCGCCGGGCTGGTCGCCTTCCTCTCGCCCTGCGTCCTCCCCGTGGTCCCCGGCTACCTGGGGTACGTCTCCGGGCTGGCCGGCCAGGGCGCCGCCGCCGGACCCGCTCCCGCCCGCACGCGACCCGCGACCGGCCGCATGCTCGCCGGCAGCGCGCTGTTCGTCGCCGGGTTCGCGGTCGTGTTCATGATCCTCGGCGGCTTCGCCGGGATGCTGGGCTACCTGCTCCAGGAGCATGCGGTGTGGATCAACCGGGTCGCCGGAGCGGTGGTGATCCTCATGGGCCTGGTGTTCATGGGCGTGTTCCCGCGCCTGACGGCCACCCGCCCGATCTCCTCGAAGCGTCCCGACGCGGGCCTGCTCGGCGCCCCGCTGATGGGACTGATCTTCGGACTGAGCTGGACCCCCTGCATCGGCCCCACCTACGCCGCGATCATCGCGCTCTCGCTGGACGGCGGGGACGGCGGGGCGCTGCGCGGGGGGATCCTCTCGCTCGCGTACTCGCTGGGCCTGGGCATCCCCTTCGTGCTGTTCGCGCTCCTGTTCGAGCGCGCGCTGGGGCTGAGCAAGAAGCTCTCCTCGCACCGCCGCACCATCGGCCTGCTCTCCGGAGCGCTGCTGATCGCGATCGGCGTGCTGCTGATGACCGGTGTGTGGACGGCATGGATGAGCGGGCTGCAGGGCCTGATCGCGACCTTCGAGCCGGTGGTGTGA
- the resB gene encoding cytochrome c biogenesis protein ResB: MSKDRTNDPTSPSSPGSAPAGGSSAESSWSSKPEVDGRRQVGAPALNLRGTLLFLWRQLTSMQTALILLMLLAIAAVPGSLYPQRSVNPALTEQFLAENGRWGKLLDTLGFFEVFSSPWFSAIYLLLFISLIGCIVPRLGVHLKQLRARPPRTPSRLTRFTGYTRIELAAAREGGSGAQQIDAQQIDDEQIIERARRSLRRSRYRTEVREEAGGQSVSAERGLLRETGNLAFHIALVGVLICIAGGQLTSYRGQITVIEGDGFANSLTQYDSFESGAWFDETSMPDFRFTLEDFRATYVKPGESGTVGEPRSFEADVQVNTPGEDQVDKTIQVNKPLHVQGASMYLLGNGYAPEVTVKDPEGKVVAEGPVITVPMGDTGYTSQLVIKAPDARPKQTAVVGFFLPTGTIDEKGPHSLYPDAVDPQLALTVHQGDLGLDSGIPQNAYEVDLTSLTPVTGEDGNPVLIRLYPGQEYKLPDGTSVSFDGLRRYAAFDVAHNPFEHWILLSALVAVGGLVLSLFVPRRRVWVRVRTTADGTVLEVAGLARSDDPALEDDVRALASSLAEAQDGTPSAYETDPERPARNADHSSEGSAQ, encoded by the coding sequence ATGAGCAAGGACCGTACGAACGACCCGACGAGCCCGAGCAGCCCCGGGAGCGCCCCTGCGGGCGGCAGCTCGGCGGAGAGCAGCTGGAGCAGCAAGCCCGAGGTGGACGGGAGGCGGCAGGTGGGCGCCCCGGCGCTGAACCTCCGCGGCACCCTGCTGTTCCTGTGGCGGCAGCTCACCAGCATGCAGACCGCCCTGATCCTGCTCATGCTGCTGGCGATCGCGGCCGTCCCCGGATCGCTGTACCCGCAGCGCAGCGTGAACCCCGCGCTCACCGAGCAGTTCCTCGCGGAGAACGGCCGATGGGGCAAGCTCCTGGACACGCTGGGGTTCTTCGAGGTGTTCTCCTCGCCCTGGTTCTCCGCGATCTACCTGCTGCTGTTCATCTCGCTGATCGGCTGCATCGTGCCGCGCCTCGGCGTGCACCTCAAGCAGCTGCGGGCCCGGCCGCCGCGCACCCCCTCCCGTCTCACCCGCTTCACCGGGTACACCCGGATCGAGCTCGCGGCGGCGCGCGAGGGCGGCTCCGGCGCCCAGCAGATCGACGCCCAGCAGATCGACGACGAGCAGATCATCGAGCGGGCACGCCGCTCCCTGCGCCGCTCCCGCTACCGCACCGAGGTCCGCGAGGAGGCCGGCGGGCAGTCCGTGAGCGCCGAGCGCGGCCTGCTGCGCGAGACCGGGAACCTCGCCTTCCACATCGCGCTCGTGGGCGTGCTGATCTGCATCGCGGGCGGTCAGCTGACCAGCTACCGCGGTCAGATCACCGTCATCGAGGGCGACGGCTTCGCGAACTCGCTGACCCAGTACGACTCCTTCGAGTCCGGCGCCTGGTTCGACGAGACCTCGATGCCGGACTTCCGCTTCACCCTCGAGGACTTCCGCGCCACCTACGTGAAGCCGGGAGAGTCCGGCACCGTCGGCGAGCCCCGTTCCTTCGAGGCCGATGTGCAGGTGAACACCCCGGGCGAGGACCAGGTCGACAAGACCATCCAGGTCAACAAGCCGCTGCACGTCCAGGGCGCGTCGATGTACCTGCTGGGCAACGGCTACGCCCCCGAGGTGACCGTGAAGGACCCCGAGGGCAAGGTCGTCGCCGAGGGCCCCGTGATCACGGTGCCGATGGGGGACACCGGCTACACCTCGCAGCTGGTCATCAAGGCGCCCGATGCCCGCCCGAAGCAGACCGCCGTGGTCGGCTTCTTCCTGCCCACCGGGACGATCGACGAGAAGGGGCCGCACTCGCTGTACCCCGACGCGGTCGATCCGCAGCTCGCCCTCACCGTCCACCAGGGCGACCTGGGCCTGGACTCCGGCATCCCGCAGAACGCCTACGAGGTCGACCTCACCAGCCTCACCCCGGTCACGGGCGAGGACGGCAATCCGGTGCTGATCCGCCTCTACCCGGGCCAGGAGTACAAGCTCCCGGACGGCACCTCGGTCAGCTTCGACGGACTGCGGCGCTACGCGGCCTTCGACGTCGCCCACAACCCGTTCGAGCACTGGATCCTCCTCAGCGCCCTGGTGGCCGTCGGCGGGCTCGTCCTGTCGCTCTTCGTGCCGCGCCGACGGGTGTGGGTGCGGGTGCGCACCACGGCAGACGGCACCGTGCTCGAGGTCGCCGGGCTCGCCCGCAGCGACGACCCGGCGCTCGAGGACGACGTCCGCGCGCTGGCCTCTTCGCTCGCCGAGGCGCAGGATGGGACCCCGAGCGCGTATGAGACAGACCCTGAACGGCCCGCACGGAACGCGGACCACTCCTCTGAAGGAAGTGCACAGTGA
- the ccsB gene encoding c-type cytochrome biogenesis protein CcsB, which translates to MINEQLAQISNLALVVTIVLYVLALIGFGADLASSTQRRSDARLADRDREEQEEARTLQPVAVGAADDGSGVTADAGGARPAAAGADAEGPNGQGAPSQGTMSAQRFAFVLSGAATVLHVLGVLTRALATQRVPWANMYEFATTSTAVVMLAFLVFSIRRTELRALGTFVVGPVLLVLLLAQTFWIVPAAELTPSLQNSHWIYIHIGVAIIATALSILGAVVAAMQLLQARHERALVERTADGEQSPEHWGRLGHVLDRLPSSTVLEALSFRIHSVAFVCWTFTLIFGAIWAREAWGRFWGWDPKEVWTFIIWVIYAAYLHARATGGFRGSRAAGFALAGFVAVVFNYTIVNTVINGLHSYSGL; encoded by the coding sequence GTGATCAATGAGCAGCTGGCGCAGATCTCGAACCTCGCCCTCGTGGTGACGATCGTCCTCTACGTGCTCGCCCTGATCGGCTTCGGCGCCGATCTGGCCTCCTCCACGCAGCGTCGCAGCGACGCGCGCCTGGCGGACCGTGATCGGGAGGAGCAGGAGGAGGCTCGCACCCTCCAGCCCGTCGCGGTCGGTGCGGCCGACGACGGCTCGGGCGTGACGGCCGACGCCGGGGGCGCGCGCCCCGCTGCGGCGGGCGCCGACGCCGAGGGCCCGAACGGGCAGGGCGCTCCGTCGCAGGGGACCATGAGCGCGCAGCGCTTCGCCTTCGTCCTCTCCGGGGCGGCGACCGTGCTGCACGTCCTGGGCGTGCTCACCCGCGCCCTGGCGACCCAGCGGGTGCCGTGGGCGAACATGTACGAGTTCGCGACCACCAGCACCGCCGTGGTGATGCTCGCCTTCCTGGTCTTCAGCATCCGCCGCACGGAGCTGCGGGCGCTGGGGACCTTCGTGGTGGGCCCGGTCCTGCTGGTGCTGCTGCTCGCGCAGACCTTCTGGATCGTTCCCGCCGCGGAGCTCACCCCGAGCCTGCAGAACTCGCACTGGATCTACATCCACATCGGCGTCGCCATCATCGCCACCGCCCTGTCGATCCTCGGCGCCGTGGTGGCCGCTATGCAGCTGCTGCAGGCCCGCCACGAGCGCGCCCTGGTGGAGCGGACCGCCGACGGGGAGCAGAGCCCCGAGCACTGGGGGCGTCTCGGCCACGTGCTGGACCGCCTGCCGAGCTCCACCGTGCTGGAGGCGCTGAGCTTCCGCATCCACTCGGTGGCGTTCGTGTGCTGGACCTTCACCCTGATCTTCGGGGCGATCTGGGCCCGCGAAGCCTGGGGCCGCTTCTGGGGCTGGGATCCCAAGGAGGTGTGGACCTTCATCATCTGGGTGATCTACGCGGCCTACCTGCACGCCCGCGCCACCGGTGGCTTCCGCGGCAGCCGTGCCGCCGGATTCGCCCTGGCCGGCTTCGTGGCCGTGGTCTTCAACTACACGATCGTCAACACGGTGATCAACGGCCTGCACTCCTACTCGGGTCTCTGA
- a CDS encoding PLD nuclease N-terminal domain-containing protein: MARGILAVLSIALTVFALADCVQTEDDKIRGLPKWAWIVLIVLIPWVGPITWLFVGKERTRRGGDGRPRRTGPMAPDEDPDFLRRLDEDIRRERRERREDPGDGGEGS, encoded by the coding sequence ATGGCCCGCGGCATCCTCGCAGTACTCTCCATCGCCCTGACGGTCTTCGCTCTCGCCGACTGCGTGCAGACCGAGGACGACAAGATCCGCGGCCTGCCCAAGTGGGCATGGATCGTGCTCATCGTGCTGATCCCCTGGGTGGGTCCGATCACCTGGCTGTTCGTCGGCAAGGAGCGCACCCGCCGGGGCGGAGACGGACGCCCGCGCCGCACCGGCCCGATGGCGCCCGACGAGGATCCCGACTTCCTGCGCCGCCTCGACGAGGACATCCGCCGCGAGCGCCGGGAGCGCCGCGAGGACCCGGGAGACGGCGGCGAGGGCTCCTGA